In the Corynebacterium jeikeium genome, CACCTTCGATTTTTCGCCCGCAGAGCAATTACATTCGAGATTAACCCAGCTCAACTGCTAGAAACCGGCCCCGCCCGGACACGCTTTTCGAGCCTTAACCCACCGGTGGGCTGAAACCACATATTCGCTCCCGCCTAGATTCAGAACAAACTTTCTGCGTCCAAGAAATTTTTCAGACCCGTCCACCCGGTAAACCTGCCCCGTCTCGTCCGCCCAGTGTGACCGGCCATGTGTTCGACTGGCGCGTTTCGGTGTCGCGACGACCGTTACGCTTAACGTGTCGGTTCCCGTTTCGAAGGAGAATGATGCTCGGCTACAGAGATTTTGCCCTGCTTGAACTGGACCTTAACCAAGGACATCATCGATTTAGGTTTACTGACGATAGAGCACAGTCGGGAGCTATCACCTGCCCGGTGTGCGGAGAAGGAAAAACGGTAAACATCGCTTGGGCGACTGACAGGCGCCACTTCGTTAAAACCGGGTACCGCTGGATGGTCTGCCAGGACTGCTGCGGCGCTTCAATCAGCATTTATCGGGAAGGTGGCGGCGAGGAGATCTACCCACCCCGGACACAGCAGCAACCTATCGACAACCTACCTGGTGACGTTGCGGAGATGTGGGAGGAAGCGAACCTCACGTACTCTGTTGGTGCCTACACTAGCGCGGTGCTTATGTGCCGCAAGATAGTTTTCGCTGCTGCTGTCCGTTGCGGTCTACCAGAGAAGAACGACAGGAGCTGGGCACCGAGTTTCGAAGAGTGCGTGAATTTCTTGGTGAATGAGGGAATTCTCACCCAGCGCATCAAGGACAGTTGGGCTGACAGCATTCGACTCTGGGGTAATGCAGCCACTCACGAGCTGAAATCGGTAAGGCAATCTACCGCGTTGAAGGCCATCGAGTTCACCCAGATGATCCTTCGCATGGCCTTTGAGTTTGAGGGAAACGCACGGGCCGAAAATGAGTCTTGAGGGGTAGTCCCCCCGAAACGACACCCGCCCCGCTAACCGCTGCGCAACCCGTTCCGACCGGCGACAATAAACCCATGCCAGCCGCGAAAGAACTCACCCCGCGCCAACGCACCGTCCTGCAATGGGTCGTTGACGGGTGCCCCACCGACCCAGAAGTGCCTTCGACGTACAAAACCACCGCCCGCACACTCGAAGGCCACGAGCTCGTCAAGGTCAAAGGCCACGGCAAGACGTGGCAAGCAACGGTCACTGAGCGCGGCAAGCGGGTGCTGGCAGGGAAAGAACTGCTCCGGAAACCGAAACGGAAACGCGGCGCGGCACCCGAGACGGTGTACGTTGCGGCTGCCTATGCCCCGCCAGAGCCGCCACCTGCGAGCGAGGTGGCACTCGACACGCGCGTGACCGACCTGCTCGAAGACTTGGTCGCCTCTCAGCGCGGTTGGGTTGTCAGGCACGTAGAAAACCGCGACGTGGCGAGAGCCGACTGGGACCCCGTCGAGAAGTGGGTCAAAGGACCGCGGAAAGACCTTGTCCCAGACGGCAAAGAGTTCATGCTCGACTGGAGCTACGACTCGTGGCATTTCAACTCTCCCGTGACGGTGACCGCTGCGTTGCTTGACACGGACGAGTGGGTGTCACCAGACCCGGGACCGGTCCTGCGGGACGAAGTTGAAGTCCGCAAATTCCACCCGGCAATCAACAGGCTTCTACGAAACTCTAAGTGGTACAGCGCAGAGACGAAACAGCGCGCAAAGTTGCTTTTGCACGTCGTTATCACCGAGGCTCAAGCCCGCGGGTGGAGTGTGACGGCACACGACACCGAGGACCACAAAGGCAAGAAAGTACTGGAGAAAGTCACACTCGACACCGACTACCACTCGTATGAGATGTGGGTCAGCGAGCGCGAAAACAGCGTCGAGCGGCCGCCGACGAAGAAGGAAGTCAAAGCCTACGAGGACTCGCTGCGCTGGTCGTACAACAAGGGCAAAGAAATGCCGAAGTACTACAACAAAGAAGGTACAGGCCTGGTGTCTCTCGTTGTCGGTTTCACCAGGCGAAACGACACCCCTGCCAAGCCGACGCGGCTGAACTTCGTGCTCGGGGACTTCTTTGCCGACGTCCACCGCAGGGAGCAGTGGTACGCAGTGGTAAAAGAGCGCGACCGCGTCGAGGCCGAGTGCCGGCAGCGCCGACTCGACAAAGCAACGGAGCTCGCCCGTGTTCACCACCGGGAGAGCGAGCGTCACAAAGTGCTTCTCCAGCGCGTCGAGGCATGGAAAGAGCGGCAGGCAATTGAGGAGTACCTCGCAGCGCTCGAAGGCGTTGCAGGGGCCGAAGAGTGGGTCAATTGGTGCAGGGAAAGGCTGACCAAGACGAGCCCTCTGGGTGAGACCGACTTGCCTGTGGACGTCCCATTTGACGAGCAGGAAAACCGTGGGCTGATTGCGGCGTTCGAGCAACGGTTGCCGGAGGACGAAAGTCA is a window encoding:
- a CDS encoding DUF4145 domain-containing protein, whose amino-acid sequence is MMLGYRDFALLELDLNQGHHRFRFTDDRAQSGAITCPVCGEGKTVNIAWATDRRHFVKTGYRWMVCQDCCGASISIYREGGGEEIYPPRTQQQPIDNLPGDVAEMWEEANLTYSVGAYTSAVLMCRKIVFAAAVRCGLPEKNDRSWAPSFEECVNFLVNEGILTQRIKDSWADSIRLWGNAATHELKSVRQSTALKAIEFTQMILRMAFEFEGNARAENES